Below is a window of Chrysiogenia bacterium DNA.
GAGACCGAGCTCTTCCATCCGCCCGGCGAGACCGGCGGCTTTGCAGGCGGCGCGGCCGGCGCGGCGGTTCACGCGGCCGAGCGCCTTGAGGCCCGCGCCATCGTCACGCTGGCCGGTTCGGGGCTCACCGCACTTCTCGTATCGAAGCAGCGCGCGCGCCTGCCGATCATCGCGCTCAGTGAAAACCGCGCCACCTTGCGCCGCCTGAACGTCCTCTGGGGCGTGCTTCCCGTCGGGATCGAGGAGAAAGCCAGCGTGGAAGCACAGATCCTCGCAGCCGACGCGCAGCTCCAGGAAGCCGGATTTGCAGAAGACGGCGACGCCATCGTCGTCGTTGCCGCCCTGCCCCTTGGCAAGGGTCGCGAGACCAACACCATCCGCTTTCACCGCATCGGCGAGCCGGTCTGAAAGCCAAGCTTCCTTACTTCCCTCTCCCGGCGGGAGAGGGAAAAGCGCGGCAAATGCCGCGCCTGGGTGAGGCAGACATGTCCCGATCAGCGGGCCTGCCACGAACCCGGAGCGCCGGACAGCCTGTTTGACAGAGCACCGCCCAGCGAATACGAAGGAAGCACATTCTTACCGGAAAGCACCTGTATGGGGCGGCGATGCCGCGGGGAGGCGTTGATGCGACGGAATCTCTTTCAATTCTCAATTGTGATGTTTGCGCTGCTGATTGTGAGCGCGTGTGGCGGCAAGCCAGAGCGCGGGAGCCCCGAGTGGGACCAGGCGCTCGAGGACCGCGAGATCCTCGTGGAAAGCACCGATGTCGAGGGCAGCGACCTGCAGGTCGTCACCGCCATCGGCGTCATGGACGTTCCGCCCGATGTCGCCTGGCAGGTCTTCGCAGATGTCAGCGACTTCAAGACCTTCCTCTGGCGCATGGAAGATTCGATCGAATACCCCCACGAAGGCGATGAGCGCATCATCGAATTCATCGTCAACGCCCCGGCGCTGGCCATGGGCGCGGGTTTCAACCGCATCCAGATCAAGGCCTCGCTGGTGAGCACCGAATACGACAGCGGCGTTCGCATCGGCGAGTTCACCATGCTCGAGGGAAATGTGGCGCGCGCCTACGGGTCCTGGCGCATCGAGCCCTGGAAGGGTGACAAGCGCTCCAAGGTCAGCTTCAGTATGTTCATCGACTTCGGCGACATCTACCTGCCCGACTCCATCGTGGACTACATGTCGCAGGTCTATCTCAAGGACTTCCTCATCGCCTGGGGCGAGAACCTGCGCGAGCACGTGGAGAACCCCGAATACCGCATCGTCTACGAGCAGCAGGCCGCCAAGGCCGCCGGCAAGGACCCCTCGAAGGTCGGCCCCAACCTCGAAGGCGTCGACGACTTCCTGCAGTAGGAAGTTCCCACGCCGCTCCCGCCTCAACGACCCGTTCGATCCTTCGACAAGCTCAGGACGAACGGGAATGGGAGCCATTCACCTTGGGTGGGAACCACTCCGTTCGTCCTGAGCTTGTCGAAGGACGAATCGAGGGCTGCCGGTGCTTCAGGTTGGAGATGACCCAATGAAACAATACGTCAGCGTCATCACGCTGGGCGTCGAGGACATGCCCCGCGCACGCAGGTTCTATTGCGAGGGACTGGGCTGGAAGGCCTCGTCCCAGAGCAACGAACACGTGACCTTCTTTCAAGTGGGCGGCAACGTGCTGGGCCTGTTCGGCCGCGCCGCCCTGGCCGAGGATGCGGGCCTCCCGCCCGCGCCAAAGGGCGCTCCCTCGACCGCCCTGGCCCACAATGTGGGCAGCCGCGAGGAAGTCGACGCCCTCATCGAGACCGCCCGCACCGCCGGCGCGCGCATCACCAAGGAACCCGCCGAAACCTTCTGGGGCGGCTATTCGGGCTACTTCGCCGATCCCGACGGCCATCTGTGGGAAGTCGCCCACAACCCCTTCTGGGAGCTGGGCGGGGATGGAAGCATGAAGTTGCCGGAGTGAGACTCGCCCGCTCGCGCCCGTCATCCCGAGCGCAGCCGAGGGATCTCGCAAGTGCAAGCAGGCTTCTACCCTTGGGAAGTGCAACGCCGATACGTATCTCCGAGATCCCTCCACTTCGGTCGGGATGACGGGGCAGAAAAAAGGCCGCCCTTCGGGCGGCCTTTTTCACTGCGAAATCTGAGGTTCTTACAGACCCGCTTCGTTGCGGAGCTGGTTCAGCGCCGAGCCGGCCTTGAACCAGGCGATCTGCTCGTCGTTCAGGGTGTGGTTGAGCTTGATCTTGATCTGCTCGCCGCCTTCCTTGTGGATGATGGCGTCGACCTGCTTGCCCGGTGCCAGGCCCGCAAGGCCCACGATGGAGATGCGGTCCCTGGCGTCGATCTTGTCGTAATCCACCGGGTCGGCGAAGGTCAGCGGCAGAATGCCCTGCTTCTTGAGGTTGCTCTGGTGGATGCGCGCAAAGGAGCGCACGATCACGGCGGCGCCGCCAAGGTGACGCGGCTCCATGGCGGCGTGCTCGCGGCTGGAGCCCTCGCCGTAGTTCTCGTCACCCACTGCCACCCAGCGCATCCCGCGGTCACGATAATCGCGGGCGACCTTGTTGATCTCGGCTTCCTCGCCTGTCTCGACGTTGATGCCGAACCCGAGCTTCTCGCTGAATGCGTTCTTGGCGCCCAGGAACATGTTGTTGGAGATGTTGTCGAGGTGGCCGCGGTATTTGAGCCACGTGCCCGCCGGCGAGATGTGGTCGGTGGTGCACTTGCCCTGCGCCTTGAGGAGGACGGGAAGCTTCTCGTAGTCCTTGCCGTCCCAGGCCGGGAACTGGGTGAGAATCTGCAGGCGGTCGCTCTCGGGGCTCACCTTCACCTCGACGTTCGATGCATCCGAGGCAGGGGCCTGGTAGCCGTCCTTGGGCGCAACGAAACCGTTGGCCGGGAGATCCGGCGCGGCGGCCGGGGCCTTGAACTTGAAGCTCTTGCCGCCAACCGGAATCTCGTCGGTGAGCGGGTTGAAGCTGAGCTTGCGACCCATGGCGAGCGCAAAGACGATCTCGGGGCTCGTGATGAAGGACTCGGTGGCCGGGTTGCCGTCGTTTCGCGCGGGGAAGTTGCGGTTGAAGGAGGAAACGATGGAGTTCTTGGTTCCCTTCGCCACGTCGTCGCGCTGCCACTGACCGATACACGGGCCGCAGGCGTTGGCCAGCACGGTGGCGCCGACCTTCTCAAGCACTTCCATCTGCCCGTCGCGCTTGATGGTCTCGAAGATGTTGTCCGAACCCGGCGTGATCAGGAACGGGATCTCGGCCTTCAGGCCGGCACCCAGCGCCTGCTGCGCGAGGTCCACCACGCGCGAGATGTCTTCGTAGGAAGAATTCGTACAACTGCCGATCAGGGCGGCGGTCACGTTCTCGGCAAAGCCCTCTTTCTTGGCCTCGGCGGCCAGTTCCGAAATGCCGCGGGTGCGGTCGGGGCTGTGGGGGCCGGTGATCTGGGGCTCGAGCGTGGAGAGATCGATCTCGACCACCTGGTCGAAGTATTTCTCGGGATCGGCTTCGACCTCGGCGTCGGCTTCAAGCAGATCCTTGTATTCCTTGGCCAGGTCGGCGACGCCCGCGCGGTCGGTGGCGCGAAGGTACCGGTCCATGGCGTCGTCGAAGGGGAAGATCGAGCAGGTCGCGCCCAGCTCGGCGCCCATGTTCGTAATCGTCGCCTTGCCGGTGCAACTGATGTTGCGCGCGCCCTCGCCGAAGTATTCGACGATGGCGTTGGTGCCGCCCTTCACGGTGAGGATGCCGCACAGACGCACGATAACGTCCTTGGGCGAGGTCCAACCGCCCATTTTCCCGGTGAGCTTCACGCCGATTCGTTTGGGATAGAGCACTTCCCAGGGGAAGCCCGCCATCACGTCCACGGCGTCGGCGCCGCCCACGCCGCAGGCCACCATTCCAAGACCGCCCGCATTGGGCGTGTGGGAGTCGGTACCGATCATCATGCCGCCGGGAAAGGCGTAGTTCTCGAGCACGACCTGGTGGATGATGCCGGCGCCGGGCTTCCAGAAGCCCATGCCGTATTTCTTGGCCGCCGAGCTGAGGAAGTCATAGACCTCCTTGTTCTCGTCCATGGCCACGTTCATGTCGTCGCCCGCACCGCTGTGCGCGCGAATCAGGTGGTCGCAGTGAACGGTGCTGGGCACCGCGGTCTCGGTCTTGCCCGAGAGCATGAACTGCAAGATCGCCATCTGGGCCGTCGCATCCTGCATGGCCACCCGGTCGGGGCGCAGCAGCAGGTAGCTCTTGCCGGGCTCGAGCTCGGCGCTCTTGGGGTCGTCGAGATGCCCCAGCAGGACCTTCTCGGCCAGGCTCAGCGGGCGCCCCAGGCGCTCGCGGACGGTTGCCAGCTTGGCCCGCATGGACTCATAGGCGTTCTTGACTAGTTCAGGGGTGGTTTCGATTTTGGGCATTTGGAATCCTCGGTCTTTGCGATTTTGACAGCGCGCCCCCTACTTAGCCGAAAACCGGCCCACTGGCGAGTCGCCTGCGCGCCTTCCACCGCGCGGTGGCGGCGCCTTCCCCTGCGGGCTAAGATCGGCGCCTCAAGCAGCCCTGCGCGCCTCATCCGCCGGGAAGGAAACTGGATGCGCCTGTCCCCAAGAACCCTGCAACTGGCAGGCAATCTCTGCCTCGCAGGCGCCGCGGCGCTGCTCGCCCTCGCAGCGGGGAGCTACGCGCTGCTGCCGCCGCTCGTGCTGCGCATCCCCTACGAGCTCTCGGGCCGTGTCTCGGAACTCGTCATCCCGGCGGTGCAGCTCATCGCCGCCCTGCTGGTCCTCGGTGCGGGCGCCCTGGCCCTGGCCGGTATGGTCCTGCGGGCCGATCCGCTCTCGTGGGTGCAGCTCAGGATCGGAACGGAGTCCACCATGGATTTCGCGCTCAGCGAGAAAGTCCCCGTGCGCGCGCACCTCGATACGGTGCTCAGCGTCCCCTTCAAGAACGAAATTCCCGTCGCCGTGCCCGTCAAGCAGCGCATGAATGCAAAAGTCGCCG
It encodes the following:
- a CDS encoding VOC family protein, translated to MKQYVSVITLGVEDMPRARRFYCEGLGWKASSQSNEHVTFFQVGGNVLGLFGRAALAEDAGLPPAPKGAPSTALAHNVGSREEVDALIETARTAGARITKEPAETFWGGYSGYFADPDGHLWEVAHNPFWELGGDGSMKLPE
- a CDS encoding aconitate hydratase, which encodes MPKIETTPELVKNAYESMRAKLATVRERLGRPLSLAEKVLLGHLDDPKSAELEPGKSYLLLRPDRVAMQDATAQMAILQFMLSGKTETAVPSTVHCDHLIRAHSGAGDDMNVAMDENKEVYDFLSSAAKKYGMGFWKPGAGIIHQVVLENYAFPGGMMIGTDSHTPNAGGLGMVACGVGGADAVDVMAGFPWEVLYPKRIGVKLTGKMGGWTSPKDVIVRLCGILTVKGGTNAIVEYFGEGARNISCTGKATITNMGAELGATCSIFPFDDAMDRYLRATDRAGVADLAKEYKDLLEADAEVEADPEKYFDQVVEIDLSTLEPQITGPHSPDRTRGISELAAEAKKEGFAENVTAALIGSCTNSSYEDISRVVDLAQQALGAGLKAEIPFLITPGSDNIFETIKRDGQMEVLEKVGATVLANACGPCIGQWQRDDVAKGTKNSIVSSFNRNFPARNDGNPATESFITSPEIVFALAMGRKLSFNPLTDEIPVGGKSFKFKAPAAAPDLPANGFVAPKDGYQAPASDASNVEVKVSPESDRLQILTQFPAWDGKDYEKLPVLLKAQGKCTTDHISPAGTWLKYRGHLDNISNNMFLGAKNAFSEKLGFGINVETGEEAEINKVARDYRDRGMRWVAVGDENYGEGSSREHAAMEPRHLGGAAVIVRSFARIHQSNLKKQGILPLTFADPVDYDKIDARDRISIVGLAGLAPGKQVDAIIHKEGGEQIKIKLNHTLNDEQIAWFKAGSALNQLRNEAGL